Proteins from a genomic interval of Lacticaseibacillus pabuli:
- a CDS encoding Crp/Fnr family transcriptional regulator, with protein sequence MKEMTHDPLQCVASAPIFAGVPESVLKQLVTISTHQQHFAAGELLYSAGEAAESLLVVDSGRVKIYSLNADGEEQIQYFLEPNAIDSEAALFTDKRHTNFAEVVEDAAICSIDKGAFQHLIASDGELALRMLNVYGHRLTDLETRTARLGTLTARDRLLQFLRSTGSAQGSSQFKLPMKKSELANWLNVTPETLSRQFKALLADNQIEMKGRLITLLA encoded by the coding sequence ATGAAGGAAATGACACATGATCCATTGCAGTGTGTAGCCAGTGCGCCGATTTTTGCAGGGGTACCTGAGTCGGTGTTAAAGCAGCTGGTCACAATTTCGACGCATCAGCAGCACTTTGCAGCCGGCGAGTTGCTGTACAGTGCCGGTGAGGCCGCGGAATCACTGCTTGTCGTGGATTCGGGTCGGGTGAAGATATACAGTTTGAACGCGGATGGCGAGGAGCAGATTCAGTACTTCCTCGAGCCCAACGCGATTGATAGTGAGGCGGCACTATTCACGGACAAACGGCACACCAACTTTGCCGAAGTGGTCGAAGACGCGGCCATTTGTTCTATCGACAAGGGCGCCTTTCAGCACCTGATTGCTAGTGACGGCGAACTGGCACTGCGGATGCTAAACGTCTACGGGCACCGCCTGACGGACCTGGAGACGCGGACGGCGCGGCTAGGCACACTGACCGCCCGTGACCGCTTGTTGCAGTTCCTCCGCAGCACGGGTTCCGCACAGGGTAGCTCGCAGTTCAAACTACCGATGAAGAAAAGCGAGTTGGCTAACTGGCTGAACGTGACGCCAGAGACCCTGAGCCGCCAGTTCAAGGCGCTATTGGCAGATAATCAGATTGAAATGAAGGGCCGGCTGATAACGCTCTTGGCATAA
- a CDS encoding glutathione peroxidase, protein MSIYDYKVTLENGDSYSLDKYKGHPMIIVNTATKCGFAPQFEQLEAIYKKYQDQGLIILGFPSDQFHQELADGQAAAAACRTQWGVTFPMHQMIKVNGSDADPLFKYLKGEAFGMLGGAIKWNFTKFLVDGEGNVVERVAPKTNPDKMIPAIEKVLAQ, encoded by the coding sequence ATGAGCATTTACGATTACAAAGTCACCCTGGAAAACGGGGACAGCTATTCCCTCGACAAGTACAAGGGCCACCCGATGATTATCGTCAACACGGCGACCAAGTGCGGGTTTGCCCCTCAGTTTGAGCAGCTCGAGGCTATCTACAAAAAGTATCAAGACCAAGGACTCATCATCCTCGGCTTCCCCTCCGACCAGTTTCACCAGGAATTGGCGGATGGTCAGGCGGCCGCAGCAGCCTGCCGGACGCAATGGGGCGTGACGTTCCCGATGCACCAGATGATCAAGGTCAATGGTAGCGATGCCGACCCACTGTTCAAATACCTCAAGGGCGAGGCGTTTGGCATGCTCGGCGGCGCCATCAAGTGGAACTTCACCAAGTTTCTAGTCGATGGTGAGGGCAACGTGGTCGAACGCGTTGCGCCGAAGACCAACCCGGACAAGATGATTCCGGCGATTGAAAAGGTACTCGCACAATAA
- a CDS encoding sulfite exporter TauE/SafE family protein, with translation MNPILLTFILLITGMFGGLLSSMAGMASLVTYPVLIALGVPPVSADVTNTAAMIFTGVGAGLSSTKELRENRKLMVSVTAYAIIGGIIGALILAIAPAATFEKVVPFLIALAGGLMLWSARPAMTGITRGHTFTGWRLFIRNVMVFLVGVYIGYFGASAGVIMLAILSISLPVTFAVSNALKNVATFFTNIVSLVIYAFTTKVYWLMVIPMGLGMLAGGYLGPIVVRHVPQRLMRILIGFAAFGLAAYFFYTAYIQ, from the coding sequence TTGAATCCAATCCTATTAACCTTCATTTTGCTCATCACGGGTATGTTCGGCGGCCTGCTCAGCTCCATGGCCGGCATGGCGTCCCTCGTCACCTACCCCGTGCTCATCGCACTCGGCGTGCCACCCGTTTCAGCAGATGTGACCAACACCGCCGCGATGATCTTCACGGGTGTCGGCGCGGGGCTATCCTCCACGAAGGAACTGCGCGAAAATCGCAAGCTCATGGTTTCCGTCACCGCATACGCGATCATCGGTGGTATCATTGGGGCACTCATCCTCGCCATCGCACCCGCGGCGACCTTTGAAAAAGTCGTCCCATTCTTGATTGCACTAGCTGGTGGCCTCATGCTCTGGTCGGCGCGTCCGGCCATGACAGGTATCACGCGTGGCCACACCTTCACGGGTTGGCGTCTGTTCATCCGGAACGTCATGGTCTTCCTGGTCGGGGTCTACATCGGTTACTTTGGCGCCTCAGCGGGTGTCATCATGCTGGCGATTCTCTCCATCAGCCTGCCCGTTACCTTCGCCGTCAGCAACGCGCTCAAGAACGTGGCGACCTTCTTCACCAACATCGTGTCACTGGTCATCTACGCCTTCACGACCAAGGTCTACTGGCTGATGGTCATCCCCATGGGTTTGGGCATGCTGGCGGGCGGCTACCTCGGCCCCATCGTTGTCCGGCACGTACCGCAGCGGCTCATGCGCATCCTCATTGGCTTTGCAGCGTTCGGCTTGGCCGCTTACTTCTTCTACACCGCCTACATTCAGTAG
- a CDS encoding cation:proton antiporter: protein MSQLSLLIVMIAALVVPLTMARFKISFIPNAVAEIVVGIILGETGFNLIHPNADLTLLSSLGVIILLFLSGMEIDFDLFKPQPANRNAQSKGPSPVTLAGLGFTTTVASALLLAVVLHYANLFNDIVLATILFSTIALGIVIAALKEKELLSQPLGQTILLTAALGEVLPLLAMTIYASFNGGHAGRIWLIVIIFVVAIILLRRFRSVYRFFADIDKSTTQLDIRLAFFLIFVLVTVAEQVGAENILGAFLAGMVMKLLNPSELTRDKLTSIGYGFFIPIFFIMSGAKLNLRTMITNPATLVLIPVFFACFIAAKGAEILIFKRRFKTINAVAAAALTSTTITLVLPTLQIARNLHAITTAQSGAFTLAAVLTAICSPIVFNRLFQPQEEEQIKTTVTFVGTNLLTIPVAQKLPSSQYDIRMLTDSEKNYRTYNSEAANVQLIPKMDEAALDSVGAFDCDLLVLGYRDGEVNYALALDAVKHGTTRIIARFERDLESERIDELQEKGVEIFNSYNVNVSLLRGLIETPSTLKLLTDTEAGIYEAAVNNRKYTGITLMSLPDIQGITISRIYRQGRFVAPHGDTLIEPGDHLLFTGDRATARQLQRELTRRN, encoded by the coding sequence ATGTCGCAACTGTCCCTACTGATCGTCATGATTGCCGCACTGGTCGTGCCGCTGACTATGGCGCGCTTCAAAATTAGTTTTATCCCAAACGCCGTCGCCGAAATTGTCGTCGGCATTATCCTTGGCGAAACTGGGTTTAATCTCATCCATCCCAATGCCGATCTGACGCTCCTTTCAAGCCTCGGGGTCATTATCCTGCTGTTCTTGTCTGGCATGGAAATCGATTTTGACCTCTTCAAGCCGCAGCCAGCCAACCGCAACGCGCAGAGCAAGGGGCCAAGCCCCGTCACGCTCGCCGGGCTAGGTTTCACAACCACCGTGGCGAGTGCCTTGCTGCTGGCGGTCGTGTTGCATTATGCCAACCTATTTAATGACATTGTGCTGGCCACGATTCTCTTTTCTACCATCGCGCTGGGCATCGTCATCGCGGCGCTCAAGGAAAAGGAGCTCCTCAGCCAGCCGCTGGGGCAAACCATCCTGCTCACTGCGGCGCTAGGGGAAGTGTTGCCCCTGCTTGCCATGACCATCTATGCTTCGTTTAACGGTGGTCATGCGGGCCGTATCTGGCTGATTGTCATCATCTTCGTGGTGGCCATTATCCTGCTGCGACGGTTCCGGAGCGTCTACCGTTTCTTTGCCGACATCGACAAATCCACGACGCAGCTCGATATTCGTCTCGCCTTCTTCCTCATCTTCGTGCTCGTCACGGTGGCGGAGCAGGTCGGCGCCGAAAATATTCTGGGGGCTTTTTTGGCCGGGATGGTCATGAAGCTGCTCAATCCAAGTGAGCTTACGCGCGACAAGCTCACCAGTATCGGCTACGGCTTCTTCATCCCTATCTTCTTCATCATGTCTGGGGCCAAGCTCAACCTGCGCACGATGATTACGAACCCGGCGACGCTCGTACTGATTCCGGTGTTCTTCGCCTGCTTCATTGCGGCCAAGGGTGCCGAGATTCTCATCTTCAAGCGGCGGTTCAAAACCATTAACGCGGTGGCGGCCGCGGCACTGACTTCCACCACCATTACGCTGGTGCTGCCCACCCTGCAAATTGCCCGCAACCTGCACGCCATCACCACGGCGCAGTCCGGGGCGTTTACCCTGGCCGCAGTACTCACCGCGATTTGCTCACCGATTGTGTTCAACCGCCTGTTCCAGCCGCAAGAGGAGGAGCAGATCAAGACGACGGTCACCTTTGTCGGCACCAACCTGCTGACCATCCCCGTCGCCCAAAAACTGCCGAGCTCCCAGTACGACATTCGCATGCTGACGGATTCGGAAAAGAACTACCGCACATACAATAGTGAGGCGGCGAATGTCCAGCTCATCCCCAAAATGGATGAGGCAGCACTCGACAGTGTCGGTGCGTTTGATTGCGACTTGCTCGTACTCGGCTACCGCGACGGCGAAGTGAACTACGCCCTGGCGCTGGATGCCGTGAAACACGGCACCACGCGGATTATTGCCCGCTTTGAACGCGACCTGGAGAGTGAGCGAATCGACGAGCTCCAAGAAAAGGGTGTTGAAATCTTCAATAGCTACAACGTCAACGTATCGCTGCTGCGTGGCCTGATTGAAACGCCGTCAACGCTGAAGCTCCTGACCGATACCGAGGCCGGCATTTACGAAGCGGCGGTGAACAACCGTAAGTACACGGGCATCACGTTGATGAGCCTGCCTGATATTCAGGGCATCACCATCAGCCGCATTTACCGTCAGGGTCGCTTCGTTGCCCCACACGGCGATACGCTCATTGAACCTGGCGACCACCTGCTCTTTACCGGTGACCGTGCCACTGCCCGCCAGTTGCAGCGTGAACTGACCCGGCGGAACTAA
- a CDS encoding diacylglycerol/lipid kinase family protein: MQVEFFYVIYNPVAGSGNATATWKIIAAELAKRGIPYELFESRYQRHTVQLTQQIISRGVRDGSVLLILGGDGTLNEAITGLKLSSNPKALPIAYIPAGSGNDFARGIGLSRKPIEALDQVLATTEPLHLDIGTYTEVYKNRTGYFVNNFGIGFDAAVVNAANHAMSKKVLNSFSMGTTAYIAQVAKILLKRRAFPVTVTIDGKSETIPDAYICTTTNHPYFGGGVRILPSAVPNDGELDLIVVDRPNLLGFAGQAIQSIMGRPIKNPRTRHHFRARSLEVMTDSRQFAQIDGEDWTEQRFRVQFGLTEQDFWIKSKTLHN; encoded by the coding sequence ATGCAAGTCGAATTCTTCTATGTCATCTATAATCCAGTCGCAGGATCAGGTAACGCCACGGCGACCTGGAAGATTATCGCGGCGGAACTGGCCAAACGCGGCATCCCCTACGAATTATTCGAATCCCGCTACCAGCGGCACACGGTGCAACTCACCCAGCAAATCATTTCGCGCGGCGTCCGCGATGGCTCCGTGCTACTGATTTTGGGCGGCGATGGCACCTTGAATGAAGCCATTACCGGGCTAAAGCTTTCCTCGAATCCAAAGGCCCTGCCGATTGCGTACATCCCCGCTGGTTCAGGTAACGACTTTGCACGCGGCATCGGGCTCTCCCGCAAACCAATTGAAGCACTCGATCAGGTCCTCGCGACCACCGAGCCCCTCCACCTGGATATCGGCACGTACACCGAGGTCTACAAGAACCGGACAGGCTACTTCGTCAACAACTTTGGCATCGGTTTTGACGCCGCCGTTGTGAACGCAGCCAATCACGCGATGTCCAAGAAAGTATTGAATTCCTTCTCCATGGGCACGACGGCGTATATTGCGCAGGTAGCGAAGATTCTTCTCAAACGCCGCGCCTTCCCCGTCACGGTCACGATAGACGGCAAGAGCGAGACGATTCCGGATGCCTACATCTGCACGACAACCAATCACCCCTACTTCGGCGGTGGCGTCCGCATTTTGCCGAGCGCCGTCCCGAATGACGGTGAGCTCGACTTGATTGTCGTCGACCGCCCAAACCTCCTCGGCTTTGCCGGTCAGGCGATTCAGTCCATCATGGGTCGGCCAATCAAGAACCCACGCACCCGGCACCATTTCCGTGCACGCAGCCTGGAAGTCATGACGGACAGCCGCCAGTTCGCCCAAATCGACGGGGAGGATTGGACCGAACAGCGTTTCCGCGTCCAGTTCGGCCTCACCGAGCAGGATTTTTGGATTAAAAGCAAGACACTACACAATTAA